The genomic window AGCAGCCCCGTGAGGGTGAGCGCCGATCCGATCGTCGCGAGCTCGAGCCCGACTCCGGTGCCGACGACGACGACCGAGATGGTCGCGGCCGAGGCGGCGGCGAGGACGAGGGCGCGCATCGCGCCGACCGCGGAGGCGCGATGGATCGACGCGGACATCACGAGCTCACCCGCCCGTCCGACGCGGGCGACCTCCCGCTCGATCCCGCCGCCGGCGGCGACGGAGGGAGCGGCGCGCGCGGAATCCGCGACCAGGGCGGCGAGTCGGCCTCGCAGCGTGCGCACCGCCCGCGCCCGGGCGAGGATCGCGCCGGCGATGACGACGACCGCGCACCCGGTGAGCGCGAGGAGACCGGCGACGACGCCCCCCAATCGGGCATCGAGCACGAGGAGGAACACGGTGGCTCCGACGACGAGCGGCGTCGCCGTCACGAGAGGTGCGATGCCCTGCGCGATCCACATCCTCACCGCGGCGAGATCGTTGCTCGTGCGGGTCACGAGCACCCCGAGCGAGCCTCGCCGATCGGGTCGCAGCATGCTCCGGACGAGCCCCCGACGAAGATCCATCACGAAGGACTGCCCGAGTCGCTCGCCCAGCACGCGCTCCGCGTATCGGGCGGCCGCGATCCCGCCGAAGGCGAGGAGGAGCCCCGCCGTCATCGCGACGCCGGGCGGCCCCCCTGCCGCCAGCGCCTGCCCGACGCCGATCGCGGCGACCACGGCCAGTGCGGAGGAGACCAGCCCGACCACCACGAGTGCGCCGAACACCGCGCGGCGTCCGCCGACGAGCAGGCGCGGCCAGGGGCTCGTCGAGGCGCGCGTCACGCCGAGGCTCCGCTCCCCATGGTGAGCGCGCGAGCGACGTCGGCCTCGCGGAGGTGATCGGTCGCCACGATGGGCGTCGTCGTCGCCCGTCGGGCCTCGGCGACGGCGAGGGGCGACGAGGTGAGAACCCCCGTGACCGCGCTGATGGGCATCCCGAGCGCGGTGAGCTGCTCGATGGCGGCGAGGGCGCCGAGGGCATCCTGCGCGGCGAAGACCACGCTGGAGATGACGCGCGCGAAGACCGGATCGGCGATGAGATCGGCGGTCTCCGTGTGCAGGATGCCGTCGGCGACCTCGATGAGGATCACGTCGGGCTCGTCGGCGGCCAGCTCCGCCACCATCGAGGCGAACAGGTCCCGGATGCGGTCGGTGCCCGCGCCGAACGTCGTCGGCAGGCCGAAATCGGTGAAGTCGAGCGCGCGCCGCGCACCGAAGTCGCGGAAGCGGTGCGGGTCGTTGCCCGAGCACGTTCCGGTGGCCTTCCCCGCCGCCACCACCAGTCCTGCGGCCGACAGCCCGCCGGCCAGGCTCGCGAGCGCCGTCGTCTTGCCCGAGTTCATCGCGGAACCGAGGACGGCGATCACGGGAGGGAGCGCGCTCGGCGTCACGCGGTGCGCGTCGACGACGGCGTGCGGCGCCGCACGGTCGAGACGCAGACGGCCGTGCGCATCGCCCAGCACGCCGAGAGGGGTGATCGAGGTGGCGGCCGCGATGCTGTCGTGCTGCTCCTGGACGAGCGCGGCGAGGCCGCCGCCGGCGACGAGGTGGCACGGCTCGAGCGTGTCGGGCACGATCGCGAGGAACTGGTCGCTCGCGTACCGGTTGCCGTAGAGCACGATGATCTCATCGCCGGGCAGGATCGTCTGGCGGCGCGAATCGACCCCCTCGAGCCGACGGTGCTGGCCGATCTCCTCGACCCGGGCGAGCACGACGTCGCCCGCTCGAGGGGCGAGGCCGTCGTCCGCCAGGAGGACGAGATCGTCGCGCCCGAGGAGCGGGACATGACGGGTCGAGTAGGCGCGCTTCGCCCGCTCGACACGGGCTCGCGCGATCGGGGCGCCGGTCTCGACGGGCGCGGCCTGTGCGGTCTCCAGTGCGGTGATGGTCATCGTGCGTCCTCTCTCGTCTCCCGCCGTCCTTCGGCGACGAGGTCGAGTCCATCGATCGCCGATTGCAGAGACGTGAGATCACCATGAGCGGACTGTCATCTGCGTCCCATGCTCCGGTCATGCGGCCATGACGGATCGCCGCCGCCGCGTGCTCCTCGCCCGCACCCTTTACGACCGCCGCGCCCGCCCCTAGGGTGGCGCCATGGTGCGCGCTGAGATCGTCGAGATCCCCGTGGCCGACCTCGTGCAGGCGGCCGCCTTCTACTCCGCCGTGTTCGACGTCGACCTCGTCATCGAGACCATCGGGGGACTGACGATGGCCTTCTTCCCCGATGAGCCGGGCGCCACCGGGGGAGCGGTCGCGCTCTGCGCGGGCGACGGCTACCGGCCGAGCGGCCTGGGAGTGCGCACTTTCCTGCGCATCGACGACGTGGATGCCGTACTCGCGCGCGCGCTCGAAGCAGGTGCCCAGCTCGTCGCCGAGCCGGTCGAGATGCCGGGCTGGGGGCGCTTCGCCGAGTTCAGCGATCCCGAGGGCACGGTCGTCGGCATCGTGCAGCTCGAGCAGCCCGCGGCCTGAGCGGCCGGGCCGCGCGCCGCGCGGGACGGCACGGCGCGAGTCCATGAGGCTCCGGCGTTCCGGGTGTCGCTGCGCGGGCATCCCGAACCCCGACCTAGGCTGACCGGCGATGATTCGATTCGATGAGGTCACCAAGGTCTACCGCGGCAACTCCAAGCCCGCGCTCAACGGCGTGAGCATCGAGGTGCTGGGCGGTGAGTTCGTGTTCCTCGTGGGCGCCTCGGGCTCGGGCAAGAGCTCGTTCCTGCGGCTCGTGCTCAAGGAGGACAGGCCGAACGCGGGGCAGATCCACGTTCTGGGGCAGGATCTCGGGCGAATCTCGACCCGCAAGGTGCCGTTCTTCCGCCGCAACATCGGCGTCGTCTTCCAGGACTTCCGGCTGCTGCCGAACAAGACCGTCACCGACAACGTGGCCTTCACCCTGCAGGTGATCGGCAAGAGCAAGGGCTTCATCAGCGAGGTCGTGCCCGACACGCTCGCGATGGTCGGCCTCGAGGGCAAGGGCGGGCGCTTTCCGCACGAGCTGTCGGGCGGCGAGCAGCAGCGCGTCGCCATCGCCCGCGCCGTCGTCAACAAGCCGGCCATCCTGCTCGCCGACGAGCCGACCGGCAACCTCGACCCCACGACGAGCCTCGGCATCATGACCCTGCTCGAGCGCATCAACCAGAACGGCACGACCGTCGTCATGGCCACGCACGACGCGGGCATCGTCGACCGGCTGCAGCGCCGCGTCATCGAGCTCGTCGGCGGCCGCGTCATCCGCGACGAGCGCGGCGGCACCTACGTCACGCAGGCGGTGCCGACCATCCGGCAGGATGCCCCCTCCGGGTCGTCCCCCTCCATCCAGCTCGACCCGCAGGCCGCGCCCGCGGCCTCCCCGTACGCCCGGCCCGCCGACGCGCCGGCGACCACCCCCTACTGGGGCGCGGAGGGCACCCGATGAGATTCGGCTTCGTCATGTCGGAGGTCGGTCAGGGCCTGCGCCGCAACCTCTCGATGGTGATCTCCGTCGTGCTGGTCACCTTCATCTCGCTGACCTTCGTCGGCACGGCCATCCTGCTGCAGGCGCAGATCAACCAGATGAAGTCGTACTGGTACGACCGCGCGCAGGTCGCCGTGTACATGTGCACCGAGTTCTCCACCGCCGGCGGCTGCGACACGCAGGCCGCGACGCCCGACCAGATCGCGCAGGTCGAGGCGCAGCTCGAGTCGGAGACGCTCGCGCCCTTCATCGAGGACTTCTACTTCGAGGATCGCGACCTCGCCTTCGCGAACTTCCAGGAGCAGTTCGAGGGCAACGCGATCGCCGATCTCGTCACGCCCGAGCTGCTGCCCGAGGCGTTCTGGGTGAACCTCGCCGACCCGACGCAGACCGAGATCCTGGAGGACGCGCTCACGGGCATCGCCGGCCTCGAGAGCGTGGTCGACCAGCGCAGCTACCTGGAGGGCATCTTCGACATCCTGAACGCCTCGAGCTTCACGGCCATCGGCATCGCGGCCCTCATGCTCGTGGCGGCCGCCCTGCTCATCTCGACGACGATCCGGCTGAGCGCCTTCTCGCGGCGGCGGGAGCTCGGCATCATGCGCCTCGTCGGCGCCTCGAACCGCTTCATCCAGACGCCGTTCATCATCGAGGGCGTCGTGGCGGCGCTGCTCGGCTCGATCATGGCGGGCGGTGCGGTCGTCGCGATCGTGCACTTCTTCGTGCAGGGCTACCTGTCGCAGACGCTGCCGACGACGAGCTTCGTGACCCTCGAGGATGCCCTGCTCGTGGTGCCCGTGCTGCTGGGCGCGGGAGCCGTGCTCGCGGCGCTCTCGGCGAACGTCGCGATCACGCGCTACCTGCGCGTGTAGCGCGGCGGGGGCTCGCGCGGCGCGCCGACTCCCCGTCGGATATGCTGGAGGGCTGCCGCGGCCCGCGGCGAGCATCCATCGATACCGGCCGGAGGTGAATCGTGCCCAAGGAGACGGGCGAGAAGGTCGTCGCGACCAACCGCAAAGCGCGCTACGACTACACCATCGAGGACACTTACGAGGCCGGGCTCGTGCTGAGCGGCTCCGAGGTGAAGTCGCTGCGCATGGGGCGCGCGAGCCTCGTCGACGGCTACGGCTTCATCGACGGCGGTGAGGCCTGGCTCGACGCCGTGCACATCCCCGAGTACACGCAGGCCACGTGGACGAACCACCCGCCGCGGCGCAAGCGCAAGATGCTGCTGCACAAGGCGCAGATCATCAAGATCAGCCAGAAGACGCAGGAGGGCGGGTACACGCTCGTGCCCCTGCGCATCTACTTCGTCGACGGCCGCGCGAAGGTCGAGCTCGCCGTCGCCAAGGGCAAGCGCGAGTACGACAAGCGGCACACGCTGCGTGAGAAGCAGGACAAGCGCGAGGCCGAGCGGGCCATGCGCTCGCGCAACCGCCTCGGCGACTAGCGCGGCCCGCGCGGCGCGCTCGGGCGACTCGGGCGCGCAGGGCTCCTGCGTGCGCGCTCGGAACCCCGCGGCCTCGGAGCGGCAGTCCAGCGGGCCGGGCGTAGGCTCACGGTTCGTGACTCACCGCCCTGCCGAGACCGACGACGCCCCCGACTCCGAGGCCCCCGACTCCGCCGCGATCGGGGAGGACGGCTACACCGACCGCACCCGCTGGCAGGCCTTCGCCGTCGCGGTGGCGGTCGCCTCGCTCACCATCCTCGACCTCTCGAAGGTCAACGTCGGCATCCCGGCGATCGAGCTCGCCTTCGGCGCGGGGCCGACCGAGATCCAGCTCATCGTCGCGGGCTACGTGCTCGCCTTCGGCATCGTGCTCGTCCCGGCCGGGCGGCTCGGCGACCTCAGCTCGCGCCGGCGCCTGTTCCTCATCGGGCTCGTCGTGTTCCTGCTGGCGAGCCTGTTCTGCGCCATCGCGCCGACCGTCGAGCTGCTCGCGGCCTCGCGCATCCTGCAGGGCGTGTCGGCGGGACTGCTCATGCCGCAGGTGCTGGGACTCATCCAGCAGCTCTTCACCGGCGCGGCCCGCGGCCGGGCCTTCGGCGTCTTCGGCGCCGTGATCGGGCTCGCCACGGCCTTCGGCCCCACCCTCGGCGGCCTGCTCATCGGCGTCGGCGGCCCGGAGGACGGCTTGCGGCTGATCTTCTGGATGAACGTGCCGCTCGTGCTGCTGCTGTTTCCCTTCGCCTACAAGCTGCTGCCGCGCACGCAGCCGACGACGGGAGCGGCGAAGGACCTCGACCTCATCGGCACCGCCCTCCTCGGCGGCACCGTGCTGAGCCTCATGCTGCCCTTCGTGCTCACGACGGGCGCCCCGAGCGACGATCCGGCGCGCTGGTGGTGGCTCGCGGTGTTCGCGGGCCTCGCCACGGTCTTCGTGCTCTGGGAGCGCCGGTACACCGCGGGCGGGCGCACGGCGATCGTCGACTTCGCGCTGTTCCGCATCGGCGGGTACCGCAACGGCATCCTCATCTCGACGTTCTACTTCGCGGCGATGCCGGCGACCTTCCTCACGCTCTCGCTGTTCCTGCAGTTCGGCCTCGGCCTCGAGCCGGTCTACGCGGGCATGGTGACCATCCCCTTCGCCCTCGCCTCGGCCGTGACCAGCTGGTACAGCGGCAAGGTCGTCACCACCTACGGGCGCTCGATCGTCGTGCTCGGCCTGTTCGGCGTGGTGATCGGCTTCGGCGGCGTGCTCGCCTCGGCCTTCCTGCTGCCGGCGGCGGTCTCGCCCTGGGTGATCGCGGCCTTCATGACGATCGCGGGAGCGGGCGGCGGCGCGGTCATCGCCCCGAACCAGACGCTCACCCTCGCCGACGTGCCGGTCACCTCCGGCGGCGTCGCCGGCTCGATCGGTCAGGTCGGCCAGCGCGTCGGCACCGCGGTCGGCATCGCGGCGGCCACGGCGGCCTTCTACGTGACGATCTACGCCGAGGAGGGCAGCGTCGGCGAGCTCATGCTCTACCAGGACGCCTTCCGCAACGCGGCCCTCGTCATCCTGACCTTCGTCGGCCTGGCTCTGCTGCTCGCGCTCGTCGACCTGCGCGGGCGCAAGGCCGGCACGCTCGAGAACACGCCGAGCGCCACCGAGGGGCTGCCGCAGGACTAGACGCTGCGCGCGCCGGCTACAGCTGCGGCCGCCGCATCGGTGCGTCGAGCCCGACGGTGACGGTGATGCGGGCGGCGAGCTGCGCCAGCTCCGATTCGGGATGCCCCTCCAGGGCGTCGTCGAACCAGTGGCGCCACACCTGCCGCACGTCGTCGGCCGTCAGCGGCGCCCGTCGCGCGCGCTGCACCAGATCCTCCGCCTCGGGCGCGTACTCGTCCGTCGGCATGCCGTCGACCCCGGGGGCGAGCCCGCTGAGGTCGGCGCGGGCCAGCAGCCGCGTCACCCGCTCCACGGCACCATGCTGCTCGGGCGTCGGACGCGGCCGACGCAGCGGCTGCCGCCGCTCGCTCATCGCGCGGCGAAGCGCGCGTCGACGGCCGCCTCGATGACGATCGGCTCGGGGCGCAGCGAGATGCCGGGGGAGCGGGGGTCGCCGCCCATCATCGCGATGCGCGAGAGGTGCGGGGTGGGGCCCTCGCCCTGACCCTGGTCGCCGAGCATGCCGGGGTCGGCGAGGGCGAGGGCGGTGACGCTCCCGAGCCCGATGCTCTGGGCGAAGACCGTGGCCTTCGTCACGGCGTCCTTCACGGCGCGCGAGCGCACCTCGGTGAGCACGGCGGTGCGGCGGCCCTCGCCGAGCATCCATTCGATGCCGTCGATCGTGGCCAGCGGCTCGGCCGCGAGGGCGTCGACGAGGCCGGGCAGGGCGTCGAGGCCGGAGACGGTGGCGCGGCCGCCGACGCTCGCGCGGTGCACGAGGGGCAGCTGCTCGCCGGTGCTGCTCCAGGGGCGCTGGCCGGCGACGCTCACGCGGTCGGTCGACCAGGCGGCGACGGGGCCGGTCTGCGGGTCGTGGTGGTCGCGCAGCACGGCGGAGATGCGCTCGAGCGCGGCGGCGACGTCGGCGACGACGGGCTCGCGCTCGGAGCCGTCGCCCGCGAGCGTGAAGGTGAGCACGGCCCGCTCGGGCGCGTACTCGCCGCGGGCGGAGCCCTGCACGGTGATGATCGTCTCGGGCATTCCGGGCTCCCTGGGGCTCATTGTCAGCGGTGGCCTATACTGTAGGGCTGCACTCGAAACAGTGCATGGGCGTCGGCACCGGGTTACTGGCTGGCCGGCGATCACAACTCCACAGTGCGTGACAGCGACCCACTCATCGCGTGTCTCATCCGTGCGCCCGTTCGCGGGCGGCCGGGGGAGCAGGCGAGGGTGTCCGCGGGGATGATCGGTTTCGACACTGCCTGCGACACTGTGAGAAGCGGGTCGAGGATGCAGGGTTATCTCGTAAACGATCTCTGCAAACAACAGGTGCCGATGCTAAGCGCACCGACTTCGCTCTCGCCGCCTAAGGCAGAGTAGAAAGTCCGTCAGTCCGGGTATGCCTCCGCCCCGGGTCCTGGCGTCATCAAGGAGGATTGCTGCGTGTGCGCGTCTCAGGAGCACGCGGGACTTTCACTGAGGCTGGGCTCGTCGGTGTAGGGGTCTGCAACAAACACCGGAGCCGAGCAGAACGTCTCAGCAGACTACGCCCGTAGAAGGCACAGGCTCTCAGTAGTGGACGGGGGTTCAATTCCCCCCATCTCCACCATGGTCGCTGTCACGCACTGAGGAACCTCTCCCGTCGAGCTCTCATCGCCGTGCCTGCCAGACTGGCGCGACCATGCGCACTCTTCTCAACATCATCTGGCTCGTGCTCTCGGGCTTCTGGCTGTTCCTCGGCTACGCCCTCGCCGCGCTCGTGATGTGCATCCTCATCATCACGATCCCGTGGGGCATCGCCGCCTGGCGCATCGCCGTCTACTCGCTCTGGCCCTTCGGGCGCGACGTCGTCGACAAGCCCACCGCGGGCGGCTTCTCGCTCATCGGCAACATCGTCTGGGTCGTGCTCGCCGGGTGGTGGCTCGCCCTCGGCCACATCGTCTCCGCCGTCGCGCTCGCCATCACGATCATCGGTATCCCGTTCGCGATCGCCAACATCAAGATGGTGCCGGTCGCGCTGGTGCCGCTCGGCAAGCAGATCGTCGAGCGGCGCTAGGCCCGCGCCGGGCATCCACCCCCGAAGACAGGGCGGGATGCCCGGCGCGCGCCGCCGATCAGCCGATGTTCGCCGGGCGCTTCCAGTCGGCGCCGAGCACGTGCTGGTCGAGGAACGCGAACACCGTCTCGTACCAGACCACCGCGTGCTGCGGCTTGAGGATCCAGTGGTTCTCGTCCGGGAAGTACAGGAACTTGTGGACGGTCGAACCGTCGTCGGCGCTGTGGTGCGCGTTGAGCTCGGACCACAGGCGCAGGCTCTCGCCGATCGGCACGCGGTAGTCGCGGTCGCCGTGGATGACGAGCATCGGCGTCACGATGTCGGCCACCGCGTGGTGCGGCGAGTTGGCGTCGAGGCCCTCGGGGGTGAAGATGCTCGTCCAGTAGGAGGAGTTGTCGGTCGTGCCGCCGAACTGGTCCATCGCCCACAGGCTCGCGTGGCTGACGATCGCGCGGAACCGGTCGGTGTGCCCGGCGACCCAGTTGGCCATGTAGCCGCCGAACGAGCCGCCCATCGCCGCCGTGCGGGTCTCGTCGATCTCGGGCCGCCGCTCGACCGCGTCGGTGATCGCCATCAGGTCGGTGAAGGGCTTCTCGCCCCACGAGTTCCAGCCGCGGGCGATGAAGTCGAGGCCGTAGCCGGTCGACAGCGCCGGGTCGGGCAGCAGCACGGCGTAGCCGCGGGCGACGGCGAGCTGCGGCGCCCAGCGCCAGCTCCACGCGTTCCAGCTGTTGAGGGGGCCGCCGTGGATCCAGAGCAGCAGGGGCGCGGGATGCTCCGCACTGGCCCCCTCGGGGGTGAGCAGCCAACCGCGCACGCGCGACCCGTCCGCAGCCAGCGTGTCGACCTCGGTCATCGTGCCGACCTCGGGCGTCGGAGCGGCGGGGCTCGCGAGCGCGCTCACCTCGCCCGTTCCGGCGTCGATGCGCACGGGGTGCGCCGGGGCCTGCCACGAGGAGCGCAGGGCGACGATGTCGCCGGTCGCGGCATCCACCTGGAGCCCCGTGTACGAGAAGTGGTCGTGCGTCAGCTGCTCGACCGCACCGCCATCGGTCGGCACGCGGAATACCGGGCCGCGGCCGTCGTGGTCGGCCGCCACGACGAGCGAGGCGCCGTCGGGGGCGAAGCGGAACTCGGCGGGCCAGTGGTCCCAGCCCTCGGCGAGGCGGCGCGGGTTCGAGCCGTCGACGCCGGCGATCCACAGCTCCTGATCGCCGGGGCCCTCGGGGGTGCTGAACGGCGCGCGCAGGTAGGCCAGTGCCGTGCCGTCGCGGCTGATCGTCGGGTACTCGTAGTGCACGCCCTCCTCGCCGAGGAGGGTGCGGCGCTCGCCCGTCGCGACGTCGATCGCGACGATCTCGAAGCGGGGCAGGCCCCGGCTCGGCACGCGGAGGGCGGCGATGAGGGTGCGGCCGTCGGGGGTGAGCGCCTGGCCCGCCGTGTCGGCGCTGCGGCCGGGCCGCGGGGTGAGGTCGCGCGGCGCCGGCAGGTGCGCGGGGTACGGGGTCGGGGCATCGCCGTCGGTCGCGCCGGTCGCGCCGGTCTCGTCGCGCGCGTCGGCGGCGGGGGAGCGGTCGGGCAGTGCGTCGGCGAGGCCCTCGAGGTCGAGGGCGAGCAGGTGCGGCTCGGCCGGGCCGAGGTCGTGGTCCCAATACCGCACGGGGTAGGTCTCGTGCAGGATCGCGGCGACCTTCTTCTCGCTGCGTTCGGCCCGCGCGGCGGCGTCGTCCTCGACGCCGGTCGAGCTCGGCAGCAGGTCGGCGGCGATGACGATCGTGTCGGCCTCGAGCGCGGTCGCGGCGACGCCGCTCACCCCGCCGCCGAGCCGGGTGATCGCGCGGGCCTCGCCGCCCCCGGCGGGCAGCAGCCAGAGCTGGCTGGCGTCGTGCTCCTTCTCGGCCTCCGCATCGGGGCGGCCGGAGACGAAGAGCGCGTCGCCGTCGCGGGTGAATGCGACACCGGCCTCGCCCTTCGCGGAGCGGGTCAGGCGGCGGGGCGCGCCCTCGCCGCGGGCGGGCACCTGCCACAGCGCCCGCTCGTAGCGGGTGCCGTCGGCGGAGAGCGTCGCGACGGTGAGCACGACGCGCTCGCCGTCGGGCGAGAGCGCGAGGCCCTCCACGCGCGGCAGCGCGATGTAGCGATCGAGGGAGTGGAACGGAGTCGAGGTCGTCGAATCGGTCATCCCTCGACCGTATCGGCGCGGGCTGGGCGGCGTCGCCGAGCGCGCGCAGGGCATCCATCCGATCGCAAGTGTCAATGATTCTTGACACCATGTGCGATCTGCTTTACCTTGGGCGATGTCAGGAATTCTTGACATGCCGATCGAGGAAGGGATGCCCGTCATGGCGTTCGAGGAGAAGGGCGCGTGGGTCGCCCTCATCGTGGGAGTGATCGCGTACGCCGTGTACGTCGCCGTCGTGCTGGGTCGTGCGGCCGGCGGCGAGCTCGCCGACACCCCCTACGCCGACGCCCTGCTGTGGAGCATCGGGGCGGCCATCGTCGCCGGCATCCTCGTCACGATCGTCGTGAGCATCCTCACCCGTCGCGACGGGCTCACGAGCGACCAGCGCGACAAGCAGATCAGCGTGCGGGCCTCGCACTCCTCGCGCGCCTTCCTCACCATCGGGGTGCTCGGAGCGCTCGCGCTCGCCCTGCTCGAGGCCGACCCGTTCTGGATCGCCAACACGATCTACCTCGCCTTCGTGGTCTCCGGCCTCGTCGAGGTCGGCGCGCGCATCGCGCTCTACCGCGGGGTCATGCCCGCATGGTGAAGCCCACGAGCGTCACCAACAGCATCCGCGCCCTGCGGTTCGCCGCCGACGAGATGACCCAGGCGGAGCTCGCCCGGCGCATCGGGGTCACCCGCCAGACCGTCATCGCCATCGAGCAGGGGCGCTACTCGCCCTCGCTCGAGATGGCCTTCCAGATCGCCCGCGTGTTCGAGGCGCCCCTCGACGCGGTGTTCCAGTACCCGGCAGGAGCCGAATCATGACCGAGACCCAGCCCACCCCCTCTGCCCCCGTCGGCGCGGCCGCCACCATGCGCGCCGTCGTGCAGCACGCCTACGGCGAGACCGAGGTGCTCGACACCGTCACGCTGCCCCTGCCCGCGGTGCGCCCCGGCGCGGTGCGCGTGCGCGTCGAGGCCGTGAGCCCCGACGCCGGCACCGTGCACCTGATGCGCGGCCGGCCGCTCATGATCCGGGCCGTGCTCGGCCGGCGCCGCCCTCGGCAGCCGATCATCGGCCTCGCCTTCGCGGGAGTCGTCGAGAGCATCGGCGAGGGCGTGCGCGACCTCGCGGTCAGTGATCGCGTGGCCGGCACGGCTCCGGCGGCGATGGCCGAGTACGTCGTCGCGCGGGCGGATCGCGTGGCGCGCATCCCGAACGGCGTGACGATGGCGCAGGCCGCGACGCTGCCCGTCTCGGGCGGCACCGCCCTGCAGGCGCTGCGGGCCGCGGGCGAGCTGCGGCCGGGCGCGCGCGTGCTCGTCATCGGCGCGGGCGGGGGAGTGGGCTCGTTCCTCACCCAGCTCGCGGTCGCCCGCGGCGCCCGGGTCACCGGGCTCGCGAGCGCGAGCAAGGCGGCGTTCGTGCGCAGCCTCGGCGCCGAGCGGGTCATCGACCACCGCGCCGTGCGGGAGCCCGCCGACTGGGGGCGGTACGACGTCGTCATCGACACGGCCGACGGTCGCGCGCTGCACGTGCTGCGCCGCGCGCTCACCCCGCGCGGAACCCTCGTCATCGTCGGCGCCGACCACGTCGGCGGGCCCGTGCTCGAGGGCTTCGATCGGCAGCTGCGCGCCCTGCTGCTGAACCCGTGGGTGCGGCACCGGGTCACCTCGGTCGCCCAGCGCGAGAACGCCGCCGATATCGCCGCGCTGCTCGCCGAGGTCGCCGCGGGCCGGCTCGCCCCCGCTGTCGACGAGGTCGCGCCGCTCGCCGAGGTCGTGCCGGCGATGCAGCGGCTCGCGGCGCGCACCGTGCGCGGCAAGCTCGTCGTCGCGCTGCGCTGACGGTCGCGGGTGCCGTAACTCCTGCAGAACGGCCCCCGGGCGTCCGTCGAGGGCGTTCGGCACCGTTCTGCAGGAGGTCGTGCACGGCCCTCCTGCGGGCGGGGCTCCCGCGGGGGCGGGGCGGGATGCGCAGCCGGCGGGCTACTCCCCGAACGAGGTCGTGCGCACCGGCGCTTCGTGCCTGTCGTGCGTCGTCCACTCGCCGACCTGGCGGCCGCGGTCGAAGGCGCCGGATCGCATGAGCGAGCCGTCGGCCCGCCACCACTGCCACGCACCGTGCAGCTCGTCGCCGAGCATCCCGCCGCGGGCCTTGAGGGTGCCGTCGCGGTGGTGCTCCTCGCGGATGCGGTCGGGCGGGGTCGGGCGCGGGGGCGGGGTCGCGGGCTCGCTCATGCCGCCAGTATGTCCCCGCTCAGCGCCGTCGCCGCGGTCGCCCCGACTCGATCGGCGCCACCCGGTACCCCGTCGGGAACAGCGAGATGCCCCACCGCTGCTGCACGAGCCCCCACAGCCCGCGCCGGGCGAACAGCACGAACAGCACCCCGAGCACGCCGAGCACGATGAGGTAGGTCGAGCCGTAGTCGGCGAGCGACTCCCGCAGCACGAAGAAGACGATGGCCCCGATGAGCGGGCCCTCGAGCGTGCCGAGACCGCCGATGAGCACGATGAAGATCATGAAGGCGCTCCATTCGACGCTGAAGACCGCGTTGGGCTGCACGCGCAGGGTCGACAGGGCGAGGAGGGCGCCGGCGGCCCCCGCCCCCGCCGCGGCGGCGACGAAGACGAGGCGCTTCGATCGCTGCACGTCGATGCC from Microcella daejeonensis includes these protein-coding regions:
- a CDS encoding MFS transporter, whose protein sequence is MTHRPAETDDAPDSEAPDSAAIGEDGYTDRTRWQAFAVAVAVASLTILDLSKVNVGIPAIELAFGAGPTEIQLIVAGYVLAFGIVLVPAGRLGDLSSRRRLFLIGLVVFLLASLFCAIAPTVELLAASRILQGVSAGLLMPQVLGLIQQLFTGAARGRAFGVFGAVIGLATAFGPTLGGLLIGVGGPEDGLRLIFWMNVPLVLLLFPFAYKLLPRTQPTTGAAKDLDLIGTALLGGTVLSLMLPFVLTTGAPSDDPARWWWLAVFAGLATVFVLWERRYTAGGRTAIVDFALFRIGGYRNGILISTFYFAAMPATFLTLSLFLQFGLGLEPVYAGMVTIPFALASAVTSWYSGKVVTTYGRSIVVLGLFGVVIGFGGVLASAFLLPAAVSPWVIAAFMTIAGAGGGAVIAPNQTLTLADVPVTSGGVAGSIGQVGQRVGTAVGIAAATAAFYVTIYAEEGSVGELMLYQDAFRNAALVILTFVGLALLLALVDLRGRKAGTLENTPSATEGLPQD
- a CDS encoding SIMPL domain-containing protein, which codes for MPETIITVQGSARGEYAPERAVLTFTLAGDGSEREPVVADVAAALERISAVLRDHHDPQTGPVAAWSTDRVSVAGQRPWSSTGEQLPLVHRASVGGRATVSGLDALPGLVDALAAEPLATIDGIEWMLGEGRRTAVLTEVRSRAVKDAVTKATVFAQSIGLGSVTALALADPGMLGDQGQGEGPTPHLSRIAMMGGDPRSPGISLRPEPIVIEAAVDARFAAR
- a CDS encoding YccF domain-containing protein, whose amino-acid sequence is MRTLLNIIWLVLSGFWLFLGYALAALVMCILIITIPWGIAAWRIAVYSLWPFGRDVVDKPTAGGFSLIGNIVWVVLAGWWLALGHIVSAVALAITIIGIPFAIANIKMVPVALVPLGKQIVERR
- a CDS encoding S9 family peptidase, translating into MTDSTTSTPFHSLDRYIALPRVEGLALSPDGERVVLTVATLSADGTRYERALWQVPARGEGAPRRLTRSAKGEAGVAFTRDGDALFVSGRPDAEAEKEHDASQLWLLPAGGGEARAITRLGGGVSGVAATALEADTIVIAADLLPSSTGVEDDAAARAERSEKKVAAILHETYPVRYWDHDLGPAEPHLLALDLEGLADALPDRSPAADARDETGATGATDGDAPTPYPAHLPAPRDLTPRPGRSADTAGQALTPDGRTLIAALRVPSRGLPRFEIVAIDVATGERRTLLGEEGVHYEYPTISRDGTALAYLRAPFSTPEGPGDQELWIAGVDGSNPRRLAEGWDHWPAEFRFAPDGASLVVAADHDGRGPVFRVPTDGGAVEQLTHDHFSYTGLQVDAATGDIVALRSSWQAPAHPVRIDAGTGEVSALASPAAPTPEVGTMTEVDTLAADGSRVRGWLLTPEGASAEHPAPLLLWIHGGPLNSWNAWSWRWAPQLAVARGYAVLLPDPALSTGYGLDFIARGWNSWGEKPFTDLMAITDAVERRPEIDETRTAAMGGSFGGYMANWVAGHTDRFRAIVSHASLWAMDQFGGTTDNSSYWTSIFTPEGLDANSPHHAVADIVTPMLVIHGDRDYRVPIGESLRLWSELNAHHSADDGSTVHKFLYFPDENHWILKPQHAVVWYETVFAFLDQHVLGADWKRPANIG
- a CDS encoding helix-turn-helix transcriptional regulator → MVKPTSVTNSIRALRFAADEMTQAELARRIGVTRQTVIAIEQGRYSPSLEMAFQIARVFEAPLDAVFQYPAGAES
- a CDS encoding NAD(P)-dependent alcohol dehydrogenase, producing the protein MTETQPTPSAPVGAAATMRAVVQHAYGETEVLDTVTLPLPAVRPGAVRVRVEAVSPDAGTVHLMRGRPLMIRAVLGRRRPRQPIIGLAFAGVVESIGEGVRDLAVSDRVAGTAPAAMAEYVVARADRVARIPNGVTMAQAATLPVSGGTALQALRAAGELRPGARVLVIGAGGGVGSFLTQLAVARGARVTGLASASKAAFVRSLGAERVIDHRAVREPADWGRYDVVIDTADGRALHVLRRALTPRGTLVIVGADHVGGPVLEGFDRQLRALLLNPWVRHRVTSVAQRENAADIAALLAEVAAGRLAPAVDEVAPLAEVVPAMQRLAARTVRGKLVVALR
- a CDS encoding toxin-antitoxin system YwqK family antitoxin gives rise to the protein MSEPATPPPRPTPPDRIREEHHRDGTLKARGGMLGDELHGAWQWWRADGSLMRSGAFDRGRQVGEWTTHDRHEAPVRTTSFGE